The following are encoded in a window of Mustelus asterias chromosome 11, sMusAst1.hap1.1, whole genome shotgun sequence genomic DNA:
- the LOC144500806 gene encoding C-C chemokine receptor type 7-like has product MTGSRVSILQTFLGLGIVCQLSLCTEEPMLGMTAPLSTTSDYDYSSVEVAEVDYDEFVEQCQKEDVRSFRQSFLPPMYAVITVLGFLGNSLVVITYIYFKRLRTMTDVYLLNLALADLLFLFTLPFWAVSVVKQWIFGQVMCKTVYGLYRLSFFSGMLLLMCISIDRYFSIVRAASAHRHRSKAVYCSKIVSVCVWLFSLLLSLPEFLYSDQKPSGSGMLCKMNLDNSTIVFTAGTQLAVGFFIPLMVMLFCYCVIIKTLLLARNFEKNKAIKVIIAVVLVFLLFQLPYNSVMLIDTINDVNATVTNCDFSKRMNIAIDVTKSLAYVRCCLNPFLYAFIGVKFRHDLLKLMKELGCMSSEKLLKYTHVKAWSSKRGSIATDTDSTTTFSP; this is encoded by the coding sequence CTGAGTTTGTGCACCGAGGAGCCCATGTTAGGGATGACTGCCCCCTTGAGCACCACCTCTGATTATGACTACTCGTCTGTGGAGGTGGCTGAGGTGGACTATGACGAGTTTGTCGAGCAGTGTCAAAAGGAGGATGTTCGGTCTTTCCGCCAATCCTTCCTCCCTCCCATGTATGCAGTAATCACCGTGCTGGGCTTCCTCGGAAACAGCCTGGTTGTCATCACCTACATCTACTTCAAGCGGCTGAGGACAATGACTGATGTTTACCTGCTGAACCTGGCTTTAGCTGACCTCCTGTTCCTCTTCACCCTGCCCTTCTGGGCGGTGAGTGTGGTCAAGCAGTGGATCTTTGGCCAggtgatgtgtaagactgtgtatGGGCTGTACCGGCTCAGCTTTTTCAGTGGGATGCTCTTGCTCATGTGTATCAGCATTGACAGATACTTCTCCATCGTGCGTGCTGCCTCAGCGCACCGACACCGCTCCAAGGCAGTTTACTGCAGCAAGatagtgtcggtgtgtgtctggctcttctctctgttgctgtcCCTGCCTGAGTTCCTCTACAGTGACCAGAAGCCCAGTGGCAGCGGGATGCTGTGTAAAATGAATCTGGACAACAGCACGATTGTGTTCACCGCGGGCACACAGTTAGCGGTGGGGTTCTTCATTCCTCTGATGGTGATGCTTTTCTGCTATTGTGTGATCATCAAAACCCTGCTGCTGGCCAGGAATTTTGAGAAGAACAAAGCCATCAAGGTGATCATTGCAGTGGTGCTGGTCTTCCTCTTGTTCCAATTGCCCTATAACAGTGTTATGCTGATAGACACCATCAATGATGTGAACGCCACTGTCACCAACTGCGACTTCAGCAAGCGGATGAATATTGCCATCGATGTGACCAAGAGCTTGGCCTATGTGAGGTGCTGCCTCAACCCTTTCCTGTACGCTTTCATTGGGGTGAAGTTCCGCCACGACTTGCTGAAGCTGATGAAGGAATTGGGCTGCATGAGCAGCGAGAAGCTGTTGAAATACACCCATGTTAAAGCCTGGAGCAGCAAGAGGGGCTCCATTGCTACTGACACCGacagcaccaccaccttctcaccctGA